In Synechococcus sp. KORDI-52, one genomic interval encodes:
- a CDS encoding bifunctional (p)ppGpp synthetase/guanosine-3',5'-bis(diphosphate) 3'-pyrophosphohydrolase, producing the protein MLNAASTPKEPRTDAGSARVGCVLPEVRRHPIRHPDDYAIPLPDWLRECIANVPPGIGQSCPTDAEALLVSAFDFGFQLHEGQFRASGDPYIVHPVAVADLLRDIGASAPVIAAGFLHDVVEDTDVTPDQIEQYFGSEVRELVEGVTKLGGIHFNDRTEAQAENLRRMFLAMASDIRVVLVKLADRLHNMRTLGALKEEKRQRIARETREIYAPLANRLGIGRFKWELEDLAFKLLEPEAFREIQEEVATKRSEREQRLGVTVGLLNERLERAGLESCEVSGRPKHLYGIWSKMQRQQKEFNEIYDVAALRILTTSVESCYRALAVVHDTFRPIPGRFKDYIGLPKPNGYQSLHTAVIGRHRPIEVQIRTLEMHHVAEFGIAAHWKYKEGGSPASSSSNAERFNWLRQLVDWQQEGGNDDHNDYLSSIKEDLFDEEVFVFTPKGDVLGLRKGATAVDFAYRIHSEVGNHCHGVRINDRLCPLATPLQNGDFVQVLTSKTAHPSLDWLNFVATPTARNRIRQWYKRSHRDETIERGKDLLERELGRDGFDALLNSEAMQRVAQRCNVPTTEDLLASLGFGDVTLQQALNRLREEMRLLAEQQQAPPSNEDVAAALVPSRDLAPDRSGGEGAILGLEGLDYRLGGCCSPLPGEPIVGTVALGNHGITIHRQDCSNVETMPRERRLPVRWNTTHADREKHRFPVQLRIEVIDRVGILKDILLRLSDGAINVSDARVTTAAGRPARIDLRVELEGADQLSRTMDQIRSMADVIGIARVGSA; encoded by the coding sequence ATGCTCAACGCTGCCTCCACACCCAAAGAGCCCCGAACCGATGCCGGTTCGGCAAGGGTTGGCTGCGTGTTGCCGGAAGTCCGGCGCCATCCCATACGCCATCCGGATGACTACGCCATCCCACTTCCGGACTGGTTGCGTGAGTGCATTGCCAATGTGCCCCCCGGCATCGGCCAGAGCTGTCCCACCGATGCCGAGGCGCTGCTGGTGTCGGCCTTTGATTTCGGCTTTCAGCTCCACGAAGGTCAGTTCCGGGCCAGTGGTGATCCCTACATCGTTCATCCGGTGGCCGTCGCCGATCTGTTGCGCGATATCGGCGCCAGCGCCCCGGTGATTGCCGCTGGCTTTCTCCACGACGTGGTCGAAGACACGGACGTCACCCCTGATCAGATCGAGCAGTACTTCGGTTCCGAGGTGCGGGAACTGGTGGAGGGGGTCACCAAACTCGGCGGTATTCATTTCAACGACCGCACGGAAGCTCAGGCCGAGAATCTGCGGCGGATGTTCCTGGCCATGGCCAGTGACATCCGCGTCGTGCTGGTGAAGTTGGCGGATCGGCTGCACAACATGCGCACCCTCGGTGCCCTGAAAGAGGAGAAGCGCCAACGGATCGCCCGTGAAACCCGTGAGATCTATGCACCCCTAGCCAACCGGCTTGGCATCGGACGCTTCAAGTGGGAGCTGGAGGATCTGGCCTTCAAATTGCTGGAACCGGAGGCCTTCCGTGAGATTCAGGAGGAGGTGGCGACCAAGCGCAGTGAGCGGGAGCAACGGCTTGGCGTCACGGTGGGGCTGCTGAATGAACGGCTGGAGCGGGCCGGCTTGGAGAGCTGTGAGGTGAGTGGTCGTCCCAAGCATCTCTACGGCATCTGGAGCAAGATGCAGCGTCAGCAGAAGGAGTTCAACGAGATCTACGACGTGGCGGCGTTGCGGATCCTCACCACCAGTGTTGAGAGCTGCTATCGCGCTCTCGCCGTGGTTCACGACACCTTCCGTCCGATCCCCGGCCGCTTCAAGGACTACATCGGGTTGCCCAAACCCAATGGATATCAATCCCTGCATACGGCCGTGATCGGTCGGCACCGCCCGATCGAAGTGCAGATCCGCACGCTTGAGATGCACCACGTGGCCGAATTCGGGATTGCGGCCCACTGGAAATACAAGGAGGGGGGATCTCCCGCCAGCAGCAGCAGTAATGCGGAGCGGTTCAACTGGCTGCGTCAACTGGTGGATTGGCAGCAGGAAGGCGGTAACGATGATCACAACGACTACCTCTCGTCGATCAAGGAAGACCTGTTTGACGAAGAGGTTTTCGTGTTCACCCCGAAGGGCGATGTGCTCGGTTTGCGCAAGGGGGCAACAGCCGTCGATTTTGCTTATCGCATCCACTCCGAAGTGGGCAACCACTGCCATGGCGTCCGCATCAACGATCGGCTATGCCCCCTGGCGACACCGTTGCAGAACGGTGATTTCGTTCAGGTGCTCACCAGCAAGACGGCGCACCCGAGCCTGGATTGGCTGAACTTTGTGGCCACGCCGACGGCGCGCAATCGCATTCGCCAGTGGTACAAGCGCAGCCACCGTGACGAGACGATTGAACGGGGCAAGGATCTGCTGGAGCGGGAGCTGGGGCGTGATGGCTTCGATGCCCTGCTGAACAGTGAAGCGATGCAGCGGGTGGCCCAGCGCTGCAATGTGCCCACCACCGAGGATCTGCTGGCGTCACTGGGGTTCGGTGATGTCACGCTCCAGCAGGCACTCAACCGTTTGCGGGAAGAAATGCGCCTGCTGGCGGAACAGCAGCAGGCCCCACCCAGCAACGAAGACGTTGCCGCGGCGCTGGTGCCATCGCGGGATCTGGCGCCCGACCGTTCTGGAGGCGAAGGGGCGATCCTTGGGCTCGAGGGATTGGATTACCGCCTTGGTGGCTGCTGCAGTCCGTTGCCGGGAGAGCCGATTGTGGGCACGGTCGCCCTCGGCAACCACGGCATCACCATTCACCGGCAGGACTGCTCCAACGTGGAGACGATGCCCCGGGAACGGCGGCTGCCTGTGCGTTGGAACACCACCCACGCCGATCGGGAGAAACATCGGTTCCCGGTGCAGCTGCGCATCGAAGTGATCGATCGTGTGGGCATCCTCAAGGACATCCTGCTGCGCCTCTCCGATGGCGCCATCAACGTCAGTGATGCCCGGGTCACCACCGCAGCGGGCCGGCCAGCCCGGATTGATCTCCGGGTTGAACTGGAGGGTGCCGATCAGCTCAGCCGCACCATGGACCAGATCCGCTCGATGGCGGATGTGATTGGGATTGCCCGGGTGGGATCGGCCTAG
- a CDS encoding DUF2062 domain-containing protein — protein sequence MRRLLRLGRLRMRRGVLWLWRQEGTPGQRARGLAAGVFCGCYPFFGLQIFLSVGVATVVRGNHLLAAAGTLVSNPLTYLPLYWFNYLVGCQLLGPGRSGINPAELNRSSLWAQGWDFTQRILLGSSVVGMVLAIASGWIAYRLFQRRRPGPSAARAARPIPPGQSQSHPPSSGSGPWCG from the coding sequence ATGCGCCGGTTGCTGCGCCTCGGACGCCTCCGGATGCGCCGCGGGGTGCTCTGGTTGTGGAGGCAGGAAGGAACCCCTGGGCAACGGGCCCGCGGCCTGGCCGCCGGCGTGTTCTGCGGCTGCTACCCCTTCTTCGGGCTGCAGATCTTCCTCAGCGTGGGCGTCGCCACCGTTGTTCGTGGCAACCACCTGCTCGCTGCAGCGGGAACCTTGGTGAGCAATCCCCTCACCTATCTGCCTCTGTACTGGTTCAACTACCTGGTGGGCTGTCAGCTGCTGGGCCCTGGCCGGAGCGGGATCAACCCGGCGGAGCTCAATCGCAGCAGCCTGTGGGCCCAGGGATGGGACTTCACCCAGCGCATCCTGCTGGGCTCGAGCGTCGTGGGGATGGTGCTGGCCATCGCCAGCGGCTGGATCGCCTACCGCCTGTTTCAGCGGCGAAGGCCAGGCCCATCGGCAGCCAGGGCAGCTAGGCCGATCCCACCCGGGCAATCCCAATCACATCCGCCATCGAGCGGATCTGGTCCATGGTGCGGCTGA